Proteins encoded by one window of Carassius auratus strain Wakin chromosome 8, ASM336829v1, whole genome shotgun sequence:
- the LOC113108004 gene encoding probable ubiquitin carboxyl-terminal hydrolase MINDY-4: MMGKDVEEVSASLVREYLSRKGLKKTIACMDEELPRTNSSINNRADLRRILHLEGLYKKNKTEEHHLKSMLEMMVKDRMSEGGKTKARRHGDNQTTSSSSTHTTGNVYREECCLEDLLCDSPRLSESSVSQAVVPSQTPSEKLHKSFAVLPENERSVYNLSSSQDSLLTVSKEGISL, from the exons ATGATGGGCAAAGATGTTGAAGAAGTCTCCGCGTCTCTAGTTCGGGAATATCTCAGTCGAAAG GGCCTGAAGAAAACCATAGCTTGTATGGATGAAGAGCTTCCACGAACTAATTCAAGCATTAATAACAGAGCAGATCTGCGCAGAATTCTTCACCTTGAGGGCCTTTACAAAAAGAATAAG ACCGAAGAACATCACTTGAAGTCAATGTTGGAGATGATGGTGAAGGACAGAATGAGTGAAGGTGGTAAAACCAAAGCACGCCGGCATGGTGACAATCAAACCACATCCAGTTCCTCCACGCACACGACTGGGAATGTTTACAGAGAGGAATGTTGTTTGGAAGATCTCTTGTGTGACAGTccaag GTTATCTGAAAGCAGTGTGTCACAAGCTGTTGTGCCTTCCCAAACGCCTTCTGAAAAGCTGCACAAGAGCTTTGCTGTTCTCCCTGAAAACGAGAGAAGTGTATACAATTTATCGTCTAGCCAGGATAGTCTCTTAACTGTATCGAAAGAAGGGATTTCCCTCTGA